A window of the bacterium genome harbors these coding sequences:
- a CDS encoding MTH1187 family thiamine-binding protein, which produces MAILDLTISPRKKGEESLRGAVAIAERVIRASGLPNMLTPMSTIVEGGLRELLDLIEKVNEALIADGYYRVYTIAKIDHRVDKDVRMMDKVAAVESELAKDGGT; this is translated from the coding sequence ATGGCGATTCTCGATTTGACAATCAGTCCGCGGAAAAAGGGCGAAGAGAGCCTGCGCGGCGCGGTGGCAATCGCGGAGCGCGTAATCCGCGCGAGCGGGCTGCCCAACATGCTCACGCCGATGAGCACGATAGTGGAAGGCGGGCTGCGCGAGCTTCTCGACCTTATCGAAAAGGTGAACGAAGCTCTTATCGCGGACGGCTATTACCGCGTTTACACGATAGCCAAGATCGACCACCGCGTGGACAAGGACGTGAGGATGATGGACAAAGTCGCGGCGGTCGAAAGCGAGCTGGCCAAGGACGGCGGCACTTGA